The following proteins are encoded in a genomic region of Chitinispirillum alkaliphilum:
- a CDS encoding 5-nucleotidase SurE: MTAKQTILLTNDDGFFAPGIKLLYDVLCEEYEVVVVAPEKEHSGAGHAFTFHNPLHYRKFGEDKEMPGFAVSGSPADCVKFAISYLLPSQPDLVISGMNIGENSGLSAFYSGTVAAAREGAFWNIPSIAFSVCQESAEHAEEYAKKVPSMVRDITSQKDLIKESKVFYNVNFPPCSPEEARGTRVTWQSMAFFDDRYEKVEIESHATKEGYLVYGEKKNIEPWDTYDSRALMNKFITITPLTFDSTAHGALPHLRWLEDNES; the protein is encoded by the coding sequence ATGACTGCAAAACAAACAATATTACTGACAAATGATGACGGGTTTTTTGCTCCCGGGATCAAGCTCCTCTATGATGTTTTGTGTGAGGAGTATGAGGTCGTGGTCGTGGCGCCGGAAAAGGAGCATAGCGGAGCCGGACATGCTTTCACCTTTCATAACCCGCTTCACTACCGAAAATTCGGGGAGGATAAGGAAATGCCCGGCTTCGCAGTCAGTGGATCGCCCGCAGACTGTGTGAAATTCGCAATCAGCTATCTTCTTCCAAGTCAACCCGATCTTGTTATCTCCGGTATGAACATAGGGGAAAATTCAGGGCTTTCAGCCTTCTATTCCGGAACCGTGGCAGCCGCCAGGGAGGGTGCGTTCTGGAACATTCCAAGCATCGCTTTCTCGGTATGTCAGGAGAGTGCGGAACACGCTGAAGAGTATGCAAAGAAAGTCCCTTCCATGGTACGAGACATCACCTCTCAGAAGGATCTGATAAAAGAGAGTAAGGTGTTTTACAACGTTAACTTTCCTCCATGCAGTCCTGAAGAAGCCAGGGGTACCAGAGTTACCTGGCAGAGTATGGCATTTTTCGATGACCGGTATGAGAAGGTGGAGATAGAGTCTCATGCCACCAAAGAGGGATATCTGGTTTACGGAGAAAAAAAGAACATTGAACCCTGGGATACATACGATTCCAGAGCACTTATGAATAAATTTATCACTATTACACCGCTTACTTTCGATTCTACCGCTCACGGAGCATTGCCTCATTTGCGATGGCTGGAAGATAACGAAAGTTAA
- a CDS encoding DNA gyrase subunit B — translation MSQQQYTADNIKTLKGLDAVRKRPAMYIGSTGSPGLHHLVYEVVDNSIDEALAGFCTKIEVIIHKDNSITVSDNGRGIPVDFHEEENMSALQLVMTTLHAGGKFDNSSYKVSGGLHGVGVSCVNALSVFLKVNVCREGKEYHLEFRRGVADGDVKEIGTTENRGTKVTFHPDPDIFETTEYSFDILSKRLRELAFLNKGINITIADEREEDKFHEFCYPGGLSSFIVFLDENKTPLHPDPICFCHDKNGAEIEIAMQYNDSFNENIFSFANNINTVDGGTHLSGFKKGLTRSINSYISKNNLLKNNNKVEIKGEDLREGLTAVVSVKLSNPQFEGQTKAKLGNSEIMGFVEAAVSEMLGEFLEENPSVAKKIVDKCVNSAIAREAARRARLLARRKTVMDGGGLPGKLADCQEHDPTKCEIFLVEGDSAGGSAKMGRDRTFQAILPLKGKILNVEKARIDKVISHEEIQIIVQALGTGFGSSEEEDGFNISKLRYNKVIIMTDADVDGSHIRTLLLTFLFRHMPGLVENGNVYIAQPPLYKIKSGKEERYVYTEQGKEEVLKEWTDKRSISLQRYKGLGEMNPDQLAETTMNPDSRRLLQVKLEDVVEADRIFTMLMGEEVEPRRRFIEDNAKKVKNLDV, via the coding sequence ATGAGTCAACAGCAATACACCGCCGATAACATTAAGACCCTTAAGGGGCTGGATGCGGTTCGTAAACGTCCTGCAATGTACATAGGAAGTACCGGCTCACCCGGACTTCATCATCTGGTTTATGAGGTGGTGGACAATTCCATTGACGAGGCACTGGCAGGTTTTTGTACCAAGATAGAAGTCATTATCCACAAGGACAATTCAATCACAGTTTCCGATAACGGACGTGGAATTCCGGTTGACTTTCATGAGGAAGAGAACATGTCGGCACTGCAGCTTGTCATGACCACTCTTCATGCTGGGGGTAAATTTGACAACTCCTCCTACAAGGTGTCCGGGGGGCTACATGGTGTGGGTGTTTCCTGTGTAAATGCACTTTCGGTGTTTCTGAAAGTGAACGTTTGCCGTGAAGGGAAAGAGTATCACCTTGAGTTCAGGAGAGGTGTGGCGGATGGTGATGTAAAGGAGATCGGGACTACTGAAAACCGGGGCACAAAGGTCACTTTTCATCCTGATCCTGATATTTTCGAAACCACTGAGTACAGTTTTGATATTCTTTCAAAAAGGCTTCGTGAACTTGCGTTTCTTAACAAGGGGATCAATATAACAATCGCAGATGAACGTGAAGAGGATAAATTTCACGAATTCTGCTATCCGGGCGGCTTGTCATCCTTTATCGTTTTTCTTGACGAGAACAAGACTCCCCTGCATCCGGACCCGATCTGTTTCTGTCATGACAAAAACGGAGCAGAGATTGAAATCGCAATGCAGTACAATGACTCTTTTAATGAGAATATATTTTCATTTGCAAACAACATCAATACCGTTGACGGAGGTACTCATCTCTCCGGATTTAAAAAGGGGCTTACCCGTTCCATAAACAGTTATATCTCAAAAAACAACCTCCTCAAAAACAACAATAAAGTTGAGATAAAGGGAGAGGACCTCAGGGAAGGACTTACCGCTGTGGTCAGTGTCAAACTCTCCAATCCCCAGTTTGAGGGGCAGACCAAAGCGAAACTGGGTAATTCTGAGATAATGGGTTTTGTGGAAGCGGCGGTTTCTGAGATGCTTGGTGAATTCCTGGAGGAAAATCCTTCAGTGGCAAAAAAGATTGTGGATAAGTGTGTGAATTCCGCGATCGCCCGTGAAGCTGCACGCAGAGCCCGACTTCTTGCCAGACGAAAAACTGTTATGGATGGCGGAGGGCTGCCGGGGAAACTGGCGGATTGTCAGGAACACGATCCAACAAAATGTGAGATCTTTCTTGTTGAGGGAGACAGTGCGGGTGGAAGTGCAAAGATGGGGCGTGACCGTACATTTCAGGCTATACTGCCTCTCAAAGGTAAAATACTGAATGTTGAAAAGGCCCGGATAGATAAAGTTATATCACATGAGGAAATACAGATTATCGTGCAGGCCCTGGGCACAGGATTTGGCTCATCTGAAGAAGAGGACGGGTTCAACATCTCAAAGCTGCGTTACAACAAGGTCATAATAATGACTGACGCCGATGTTGACGGCTCACATATCCGCACGCTTCTTTTGACATTCCTTTTCCGTCACATGCCGGGACTGGTGGAAAACGGAAATGTATATATCGCTCAGCCACCTCTTTACAAAATCAAGTCAGGGAAAGAGGAGCGGTATGTCTATACCGAGCAGGGCAAGGAAGAGGTTCTGAAAGAGTGGACCGATAAAAGAAGCATCAGTCTTCAGCGCTATAAGGGTCTTGGTGAAATGAACCCTGATCAGCTGGCTGAAACCACCATGAATCCAGACTCCAGACGGCTTCTGCAGGTTAAGCTTGAGGATGTGGTTGAAGCAGACCGGATCTTTACAATGCTTATGGGTGAAGAGGTTGAGCCCCGAAGGCGTTTTATTGAAGATAACGCCAAAAAGGTGAAAAATCTCGACGTATAA